The sequence below is a genomic window from Lolium perenne isolate Kyuss_39 chromosome 7, Kyuss_2.0, whole genome shotgun sequence.
ttttctcacgaagcttccgtgaagtccgaaggagagacgaagaggggccacggaggggccacaccctaggcggcgcggccccccttggccgcgcggccccgtggtgtggggccccgtgccgcctcttgacctgcccttccgcctacaaatagcctccgtgacgaaaccccaggatcgagagccacgatacggaaaaccttccagacgccgccgatcccatctcggggatccagagatcgcctccggcaccctcgccggagaggggaatcatctccccgaggactctacgccgccatgggcgcctccggtgtgatgggtGAGGAGTCTCCCCCTGGacgatgggtccatagcagtagctagatggttgtcttctccccattgtgctatcattgtcggatcttgtgagctgcctaacatgatcaagatcatctatctgtaattctatatgttgcgtttgttgggatccgatgaatagagaatacttgttatgttgattatcaaagctatgtctatgtgttgtttatgatcttgcatgctctccgttattagtagatgctctggccaagttgatgctagtaactccaagagggagtatttatgctcgatagtgggttcatgtctccgtgaactgaggaggtgacaagaacctctaaggttatggatgtgtcgttgccactagggataaaacattggtgctatgttcaaggatgtagtcactagttacattacgcgcaatacttaatgcaattgtctgttgttagcaacttaatactggagggggttcggatgataacctgaaggtggactttttaggcatagatgcagttggatgacggtctatgtactttgtcgtaatgcccaattaaatctcactatactcatcatgatatgtatgtgcattgtcatgctctctttatttgtcaattgcccaactgtaatttgttcacccaacatgctgtttgtcttatgggagagacacctctagtgaactgtggaccccggtccaattctctatactgaaatacaatctactgcaatacttgttctatcgttttctcgcaaacaatcatcttccacacaatacggttaatcctttgttacagcaagccggtgagattgacaacctcactgtttcgttggggcaaagtactttggttgtgttgtgcaggttccacgttggcgccggaatccctggtgttgcgccgcactacatcccgccgccatcaaccttcaacgtgcttcttggctcctcctggttcgataaaccttggtttctttctgagggaaaacttgctgctgtgcgcatcataccttcctcttggggttgcccaacgaacgtgtgaaatacacgccatcatagccctacacaatgaatgatgtttgttattcaacaagagagtgtgaatatagcacaagtgaggagaagttatttatttattatgtgatcaatgttgagagtgtccactagtgaaagtatgatccctaggccttgtttccaaatactgcaaacatcgcttgtttcttgtttcttgcatctttacttcctgcaatattaccaccatctataccacctgtgttttactatctcttcgccgaactagtgcacctatacatctgacaagtgtattacgtgtgttggggacacaagagacttcttgtatcgtaattgcagggttgcttgagagggatatctctgacctctacctgcctgagttcgataaatcttgggtgattcacttaagggaaacttgctgctgttctacaaacctctgctcttggaggcccaacactgtctataggaatagaagcgtgcgtagacatcaccggcgtggggccgtagctgctccaccacggcggcgccTGCCCCGGCCCCGGGTGCGCCCAGGGCCgtagcctcgaccgcctcgccggccaccaggacccgccatggacttcctcgcgggcctggctgcgttgcaggaagagctaggcggcgctacggtggagtttgtggcggctagggtttgtttcgaggagtggatgaggaagaagaacgcgcgccctctttatataggccggaggcaggcgatggccgcgggacgcgtggcgtcaccattaacgtggttggcggaggtagacggcggccgctcggcagccgaggcatcgccattaacgtggcgcagactgccgaagcgacgcaacGGCGGCAGTCGCTGGCGcgcttgagaagacgcatcgacaggATCGCTgtcaggcgggcccgacgaaacgtccgacagacgcgagcggacactttgcgcgttcgCGCAGCATCCGTAGAGATGCATCCGAGTCACATATTTAAGCCAGGTTTGCGTCACCACGGACGGCCCGGCCACTTTATGTCACCCCGCTGTAGGTGGTACCGGACTTTTTTCGGTTAGGCGGAGGCAAACGTCGCTCACGGAGATGCCCTAACGCAAACGGACGACGTGCGAGATGCGTTGGGCCCGTTGGAGATGCCACGACGAACTGAACGCAAGTCGGAGGTATCCCAAGCCCACACACAACCGAAAGCCGTCATCAATGCAACCCGCCGCACAGACGCAGAGGCAGCAGGCAGTCAGGCAGAAGAGGAAAAACAAACAGTCCAACCCGCAAGCTGACACGCCACCCTCCGCTGCTGACGTGCTGTGCTGTGCGCACGGCCGCGCCCGACGAGAAAAGCTTGCGATGCCGGGAAAGAAAAATTGGCCAAAAAAGAAGGAAACCCAAAGCGGGCAAGCAGCGGGCGGGCGCAAGCAAGCGAGCGAGGCCACCACCAGCGCGCTTCCCAGCAGCAGCACGGCATGGGCGCAACACTAAAAAGAAGGGAAGCTACCTCCCCccaaactctctctctctctcctccgctCCCCCTCTGTAGCATCTCTTCTCCCCTCTTCCGTGCGGAGAACAGTGGCACCGCGCTGCGCCTGGCGAACCGCGGTGTGAGCTGGGATGGAGGAGCAGGATGGCGGGTTCGGAATCGGAGGAGGTGGCGGGAGCGGGAGCGGCGCGGTGcgggagctggtgctgatgcagcaggagcggaggcggcggcgggaggaagaggaggaggaggtgcggCGCCAGATGTTCGGCCACGCCGGCCGCGCCGCGTTCCAGGCTGCGGCTGCGGCTGCCGCGATGGGCCAGCAGcatcagcagcagcaacagcaccaGCAGGCGGTGGAGTATGCAGAGCTGGCGGCCGGCGGCGGGTTCTACGAGAGCGAGGCGGGCGGGTCGTCGGAGCCCGAGCCGCACGGCTCGGAGGACCGCCCGCGCGGGGTCTCCGGCGGCAAGCGGACCCGCGCAGCCGAGGTGCACAACCTCTCCGAGAAGGTGCTGGACTACGCCGCTCGCGAACCCTTCTTTCTGTCGCCCGGCTATGCTATTCTTGCTCATTTCCAGATGCTAACGGCCTCGTCTTTGGTTGCGCGCAGAGGCGGAGGAGCAAGATCAACGAGAAGATGAAGGCGTTGCAGAGCCTCATACCAAATTCCAACAAGGTCAGCAACACAAAACCAACAAAGCCCTTGACTTTACTTTCTTTGCCCCTGAATTCGGGGCTGCTGAGTTAGTGTTTCTGTGCTTGTGCTGCAAATTTACGGCCTAGTGTGTGCGTTTGTTTGCGGGGTTGCAGACTGACAAGGCGTCCATGCTTGACGAGGCCATCGAGTATCTCAAGCAACTGCAGCTCCAAGTGCAGGTCAGCAGACGCATTTATTTGGATGATATAGATGTTAGCATGCTAATGCAATAACTTTTGACTGATCCAAAGTCCAAACCGCCAACATCAAATCGATAGTGAAGTTTTAATGCTGGGAGATTCTCTTTTCACATAGCACAGCAGTGCCAACTACTATACGTTGACGTTGAGTGTGTTTAGCCAGATCGACCTTTTATGACATATATAGAGAGCTTGTTGATTtccttggattcattctcagattTCCCGGCATGCCATTTTACACTGCTTAACAAAATCTTGTTATGTTAGGGCTAGCTTTCCTGTGCGAATGCACTTTGACAAATCCTGTGCCAATTGATATGTATGCCAGCTAGCTATATTCAGTTGGTAGGTGCAATAGTTCAACTGCACGTTAAATCTTTAATTCTGAGATTGCACTTACTAATATGGAATCTTTGCTCTGATATCTTATTGCAGATGTTGTCTATGAGAAATGGCGTTTACTTGAACCCATCATATTTATCCGGAGGACTTGAGCCTGTGCAAGCCTCGCAAATGTTCGCTGCCCTCGGTGTTGGTGGAAGAAATGTGGCGACACCCAATTCTGGGGCAGTAGTATCATCTGTAAACCAAAGTTCAGGAGCTCATCATTCATTCGATCCAATGAATcccccacctcaaactcaaccacAACCTGTTGCTTTGCCAAGTTGCACTAACACAACCATTCCCGAGCCTTCGTTTCACTTGGGGGCATCACAGTCCCACCTTCGATCATTTCAGTTGCCTGAATCCTCTGAGGTAATAGAGGAAAACAGACTAGTACACTACTTTCGGTAAATATGACATTTCAGTTTCAGGGGGCATTTTTCTTAAAACATGCATTCTTCTGTTTTAAAGATGATGTTTCGCGGGGAGATAATGCCGAAGCATCACCTAACACCAGCTCAGGAAAGAGCTAATCCACCAGGTTTGTGAGAATTTATGTAACTAGCTATTGTTGCCAGCATCTTCATTTGTCTTGTGGACAGCAAATCTTCCATTTTTGATGCatacctcttcatccccttgaagGGAAAGTTGAACTCACTAGGGAAAAAATCACCCATGTCGAGCACACATTTGGATGGATACTCAGATAGCAAATACTCCTTTTAGATTAAGGGTGCATTTGATATTGTGGTAGATGATGTGGTAATCCAACTGTTCTGACCAGGTTTTTACTTATTTTTCCATTTGACTAACCAGATTTTTCTTTCTGTTGTGGCTATTTTCTCACAATAGATTGTAAAATAAGTTGATTACAACACAATTCAGCAACCGCAAACTAGCTTAAGGAGTTGGATTGTGATTCAAGCTGATGCTagagaaaaaaaaaatctttgTTTGAACATGTTATCTACGATGTGCTTAAAACATGGACATCACAATGTGAAAAATCCTTGATACTTCAAGTTTTAACGATTGAGTATTGACTTCCTGTAAATGAAAATACTGCAGTCGGTTATGAGATAGAGATGTGGTCTAGGAATACAATAGATTGACTAAAAAGATTTTGGCCTAATTTAATCGGTTCCATGACTTCAGTCATAGGCTCATAGCATTAATGAGCATATTCCTTCAGCCAGGTGAGCTAACCAACCTAGTCCAATATGTTACTAGTGCTTCTGTTATGGTGCTGCTAGAGGGATGGCGCAagaaggccggccgggggccttttgcccacggccgggcaagagcaaagggatttccttcttaattcttgcttgattagattgatacatctcctctccatatatagagaggtttacttgactcccaagcaaggcttacttgacccctacgcaaaccataagactaacgggcccAGGTCCAGGACGAGCTGCAACCGAAACAAACCATGACTCGACGCAACACAACCCTAACACCTAAAAACGAGCCTTTTACATCTCGGCTTGTTTTATTACTCTCAACCTGAAATAGACAGGGacgctttattgttgacccctgaaAATAAAGTGGACACCATTCGTCCATCGGACGTGCACCTGTACAGccacctggatcccatggaaaccagcgggacaaaaggagcccgcgcggcgggcagcgacggaatgcagtggtgctacgcagtgcgctcctgtcggtgacaccatgccttctccctgccggatgactgtcgatggcgcagactttgaggtcgctgcccgcgggaaaaacaacatgtccgccgcccgtgggggaaaccgcacgcccaagatCCCCGACGCAGCGGACGAGCTCGAGGTCCGTTGCGCAACGAAGCGCAACTTGGAGGAGCTGCAGCTGTAGATCACGCATCTCCCGTACACGCCGACGCGCTAGGAGGCCGCGCGCAGCAGCATGCAGCCTCACCGCCGCCGACACGTGGCGGATAGCAATCCAAGCCGGAAGCGGTGACGGCGACGGAGGGAAACGGACCTGGTGGAAGGGCATCCCGggcggtgtcgatgtagagcccggggccaaggttgctcccacaccgccgaaaggcagagacggcatcgatggcggcggcagcagctgctgctgttgcagcTGCCCACCGAACGGCAGGGACAGCGTCGGTGAGGACAACAGCTGCAGCGGCATCGTTGGTGGCGGcgactgctgctgctgctgcgtccCGGTGGGGAAGAAGGCGGCCGGCTGCTGGAGAAGAGGAACCCCCGGCGCTGAGGTAGGGCCCGGCCCAGAGATGGTGGACAACGGCAGCGGGGACTGCAGCAGCCCAGCGTCGGGTGGCGGCGACGACAAGAAGAACGTCGTCGCCGCAGCGGCGAGGCCACGACCGCGGCAGGGCCCGTGAGGGGCTGGGACGGCCACGCCAACCAGGGCGGGGTGGTGGCGGCGATCACGCGGCGAGACCGCCAGATGCGGCGGGCGCCACGGCAGAGCGATGGCCCGGTGGTGGCGGCTGGTGGCGCGGCCGGCGGCGGCCCATAGGGGCCAGCTAAGTAGAGGTGGATCTCCTGGACCGCGGTGGCGAGATCGCGGAGGGCTGCGGTGATCTCCGCCGGGGAGAGAACGGCGGGGACGTCGGAGTGCGGCGGTGGCGGGTgggaagaactcggtggagggTTGGACATAATCGAACCCGGGAAAGCTGATACCAAATGTTATGGTGCTGCTAGAGGGATAGCGCAagaaggccggccgggggccttttgcccacggccgggcaagagcaaagggatttccttcttaattcttgcttgattagattgatacatctcctctccatatatagagaggtttacttgactcccaagcaaggcttacttgacccctacgcaaaccataagactaacgggcccAGGTCCATCaccatgacgtactctaacagCTTCATAACATCATCAACTGCTCTTCCCATGCTAGTGGCTGCTAGAATTGCTAAGTTAAATTGAAGAAGTAATCAACTATGTAACTCACTTTCAATAATAAAGAAAGCCGTGTAGGCTGGGGCATAGCCTCCTTTTCGAAAAAAACTCACTTTCTGACCTACATCCAAATTTTATATTATTTTTTAATGCAGACTTTCTTTTTGTCTCCGTTCTCATGTATCTTAAAAAGTATATCGACAAATACTAACCACAGTTTGTTTTTGACAGCTTAGGAAGTGGTTACTAGTAACACTGAAGTGGGTAGCGAAGGCAGGATGACATGACCTAGTTCAGTAATCTAACCGCCAAGTCCGACAGTCAAGCTTTGCGAATCGTTGACCTCCATCACTGCTATAGTACTGCTATTCTTGAAGCGGCCTGAGCGCTTCACCTAGTAGCTAGAGAGAAGAACCGTGTAATATTGCCATCAGATGCTCCTTTCCAGTCCATTTGGAGGCTAGCAGGTAATGAGACTAGTCTGCCATGGAATGTTTTCTGAAGCAGCACTGGCTACCATGCTGCATGTAAGCAACTTCCCCCTTCATATGAGGCCACATGTAGCAGTCGTGCCAATCTAGATCAGAGGTTCATAATATAACCTGCGGAAAACCTTTTTGAGACGGAAGGAAATTCTGCACGGTCTCCTATTTTTGGTCGAGCAATGTTGCAATATGATATCTGTTTTCAGGAACTGCCAATCAGCAGCAGAAACGAATGGAGCGATGGATTCGGATCCTACCGCGGAACTCTACATGTCTGGTTTCGGATCCACGTCGCACTAGACTTGAATTTGAAGGGCAAGTTTGAGATGAATATTTCCCTATTGACACTGTATTCTCTGCAGATTTCCCACGAACTTGAATCGTTCAGACGAATAGCCATTGGTAAAAAACAAGTTTCAGGGCATTGTAGTGCACATACTTTCGCGGAGTATGATCATGGTCAGTGTAGTAGTGTCTCCGAAATGGCCCATACACTGCATCCAGATTCGCAGTAGTGGAGTTGTGGTGCGTGCCACCCACCAGATAGGGCGACGTTTACAGTAAGTGCCTGTTTGATATGTAGGATTTGTTTTTGCGAAATAGGAAATTTGCAGAAGTAGGAAATTCGCAGGATTATAATGTTATGTTGAATTCTATAGGATTTTTGGAATATGTAGGAATTTTTTCAAGTAGCGTTTGTTTCACTGGAAAATCAAAGGAATTGTAACATGAGGTTTGAGTGGATGAAAATTTTCCTCCACAATATAGTTGCAATGCAAACCTGTAGGAAAAACTGTTATGCATTCTTAAGACTCGTTTGATTCGTAGGATTTTCAAAATGTAGGAAAAGGAAAATTGCAGGATTGAAGTGCCATGTCCATTTGAATCCTATAGGGTTAGCAAACAACAAGATTTTGGATCAAGTAGTGTTTGATTGCATAGAAAAACTAAAGAAATTGCAAAAAGAGGTAGGACTGGATGAAAATTTTACTCCACACTAGAGTGTAAAAGAATACTTTGAAGGAATTCTAAAAAAAAATTAGTCCTTTAAATCAAACGACTTTAGACCATCTTGTAACGGGGTGCGTCCTTTTCCGTGAGGTATGTGCAACTTGCATGCATTGGCGGGGCAAACTGCACTGGATACCGCAATAGGACACCAATTTCGAGAGGCATGGGGGTCTAGGAGCAGATCATGGCCTATGGCCTATGGACAGGCGTGACTCTCACATGCTGGAGTATGTGGCGGCATAGAAATGGTGTGGTTTTCGAGGGTGCCACACCCTCGATAGGTGTGGTGGTTAGGCGGATATCCGACGATCCTGAGCTTTGACATACTGGAGAATTGTTTGAGGCGTGCTAGCGTCAGTGGACAAGTGCAGATTCCTCCAGTATTGCTGCCTTTTACGGTGGCATGTGTTTGTGCTTCTAGTGTATGTGCCATATCACGATGAATATTGGGCTCTTGGTTATTCTTCTATGCAAACGATATGTCTTTCCATGATCCATCTTTTAAAAAAATAATTTAATTATAGTGAACAGTCCACATTTAAATTTGCTAGTTCTATCATCTTTTTGTGTAGACTGTAATATTAAGAATTTTATGCTAAGAATTTGCTGTAAGATACATTTTCAACTAAATTTAATTTATTTCAAAATACTTTTTAACTTATAAATATGATTTTGAAATAAAGAACCTACACATAGCTCGGCTTCTATTTAACAAACTCTGTAATCTGTCTGCCCTATTTGTCACTTTGCCAAAAAATGACGGATCCGACGttttggctcccgggtgcatatactccttaaaaaaaaaatattttacaCATATTTAAAATTTTATAATATTTTAAAAAATGTGCATGTATATATCCACTTTCTATGCGCTCACAAACAATGTTGTCATAATCAAGATTCTGAATCAGATTGGAATATCTATGGTAGAATCGTGGTTGAATCGTTCCACTTAAAATGGATCATAAAGTCGTAGAATCGCATAGTAGAATCATGATTGTGATAACTATGCTCACACAGTTATTTCAAGAAAACAGACTTTATAGTGGCCTTTGTAAATAAAATTATGTGCTAAACAATGGATGGCCGCGATACACTTTTTTTCACACAAGCCACAAAATTTAACTTTTCCCAAAACTTCACATGAGCTCAAAGAATATCAAGATAAAATGGCGTATTTTATTTCTATTTTTTACATTTGAAAATTGTTTCTTATAAAGAAGCATAAAATGTAATGTTTTTTTGGCGAATATTCAGATGTGGACATACAATATCGAGATAAACTAgcgatttttttctattttttacatTTTGAAAACTGTTTTTATATTTATATTGTTTTAGATGAATAGGGAGCGCTCTCCAGCTCCATTTGCATTGAAAATGAAACATAATAGGGTATCAAGTTCTACATAGATCTTGCCCACCACTATCTGGGGTCTTAAACAGGAAACATATCAACCTTTTAAACGGAAACGCTACACAGAAGAGGTAAGATATAGACTACTCCAGCTAAAACAGGTTTAAGGCTAGATCGCATCATGCAACTTCCACGCAACCTCTTTCTTTTTCAACTCCGCTTTTCTGCTTCAAACCACCACTTCAGGTCATGGATGTTGTCTGATTCTTCAGGGCGCTTCACTAGGTAGGATTCAGAGGCATGACCAGCGTATGGagatgatgaagaagctttccaagTCGAAATCCAATCGAAAGGGGTACATCTTAGTCCAGCATCAATGATGGCAAGCTCTTCAGTTTTCTCACCATGGCAGTTTTGAATCTTTCCACCTGAACCCACGCCAGGTTTTTGAAAGGCATCTGTCAGGTCCTTAGATATGACAGGACCACGCCCACACATGTTTCATAGAAATCCAAGTTTTTCTGTTAAACACCAAGTGGTTTCTATTATTCCATATGCTTCAGACTCCAGCAGATGAAACTACATTGTACTAATCAAATCTCTTATTGCACAACCATTTAGAAGCAAGAGAAAGGTAGTCATTAACTtatataccaaaaaaattcttgcACGTCAGACAAAAGAAATTTAGAAACTAAACATTCAAAGAAAAGGTGTTTAACAGATTAAAAATCACTACAAAGCTCACATTCAAGAGGTTTCTGGATACCCCTATGCCTGAGGTTATCCCTAGTCATAATTTTATTTTGTGACACAAAGGAAAATTTGAATTCTTGGAGGGATTTCCAAAAGTCCAGACTGCTGGTAAGTAGACAGGTTGCACACCCCTAAATTTATGATAGCATATAAGGACTTGGAAGAATAGACACCACTAGATTCATATTTTCAGATAAGTTGATCTTCCTCTTCAGAGAAAATAATAGTTTTAGCAATTTCCAGCATCTCAAACCACATATCCATCATGTGTGCTGTGAAAGTTCTTCTAAAATCACATCGCAACTGTTGACCATCCCACATATCAGCAATAGTCCCCATTTGTTGGTTAACTACAAAGTAGATATCCCATTATTGGGTAGAGAGAGGTGCATTTACAAACCAGGTATCTTCCCATAATCTAATAGATCTACTATTACCTACCTTCCATTTATAACCAAACTTAACTGCTCTAGAAGCCCACATTAAACCCTTCCAAAAAAAACAGAAGGGTTCAGATCATGAAAGCAATGTATATTAGGGTTTCTAGTGTTATATTTATCATCCACCACTTTCTTCCATAAAATCCCTTAACCCTGAATATACCTCTTAATTCAAGACCCAACTAGACAAATATTCAGATCCTGGAGGTTTGGTATGCCAAGGCCTCCAAAATCCTTTTTCATACACATAGAGGGATAGTTGGCCAAATGAATTTTTCTATTACCATCTACATCATCCCACATACAATTAGCTATTTGTGTGTTAATAAGATCTAAAGCCCACTTTGGAAATCTAAAAAGGACAACATATATATGGGAATGCTAGATAAAATAGTCTCGATTAagattctttttttttcttcaatAGACACCAACTTCCTCCTCCATCATGCCATTCTGTTAGGCAAACTATCTACCCGAGGTTGCAGGTCCTCTCTCTTAAGTTTGTTAAAATGTAAAGGGAGCCCTGGATATTTAACATGAAATTTTCCAGCCACACATTGGAAAATGTTTAGGAAAGGAACAACTTCTGGAGGGTCCATGTTTATGGCCATTAACTCACTTTTATAATAATTTATTTTCATCCCCAACACCTGTTCAAAACAAGTGAGAGTCCATTTAAGGTTAATGGCATTTCTTTCATTTTTTCCAAAAAGGAAGGTATCATCCGCATACTGCAAGCTGATATCACCTCCATGAATCAAGTGTGGGAATAGACCAGTTATCATC
It includes:
- the LOC127318085 gene encoding uncharacterized protein isoform X2, which produces MEEQDGGFGIGGGGGSGSGAVRELVLMQQERRRRREEEEEEVRRQMFGHAGRAAFQAAAAAAAMGQQHQQQQQHQQAVEYAELAAGGGFYESEAGGSSEPEPHGSEDRPRGVSGGKRTRAAEVHNLSEKRRRSKINEKMKALQSLIPNSNKTDKASMLDEAIEYLKQLQLQVQMLSMRNGVYLNPSYLSGGLEPVQASQMFAALGVGGRNVATPNSGAVVSSVNQSSGAHHSFDPMNPPPQTQPQPVALPSCTNTTIPEPSFHLGASQSHLRSFQLPESSEMMFRGEIMPKHHLTPAQERANPPA
- the LOC127318085 gene encoding uncharacterized protein isoform X1, whose translation is MEEQDGGFGIGGGGGSGSGAVRELVLMQQERRRRREEEEEEVRRQMFGHAGRAAFQAAAAAAAMGQQHQQQQQHQQAVEYAELAAGGGFYESEAGGSSEPEPHGSEDRPRGVSGGKRTRAAEVHNLSEKRRRSKINEKMKALQSLIPNSNKTDKASMLDEAIEYLKQLQLQVQMLSMRNGVYLNPSYLSGGLEPVQASQMFAALGVGGRNVATPNSGAVVSSVNQSSGAHHSFDPMNPPPQTQPQPVALPSCTNTTIPEPSFHLGASQSHLRSFQLPESSEMMFRGEIMPKHHLTPAQERANPPGSGY